The DNA window CCAAAAAACAAGCTGATGCAGTTTTGACTGCTGCTTTGGAAACCATCATTGAAGCTGTTTCCTCTGGTGATAAAGTCACCTTGGTAGGATTTGGTTCTTTTGAATCACGGGAACGCAAAGCCCGCGAAGGGCGCAACCCGAAAACCAATGAAAAGATGGAGATTCCTGCAACTAAGGTTCCTGCCTTCTCAGCAGGCAAACTCTTCAGAGAAAAGGTTGCACCCCCAAAATCTTAGTAAGTTCTTAGTAAGTTCTGTTTTTTCAAGGAACACTGTTTCAATGGGGCAAAGAGCACATGGGGGAAATTTAGCTTGGGCATCAGCATTGGCTGGCTGTCCCCCTAGTGCTATTGTTGATTTTTCTGCCAGTATTAGTCCACTTGGTCCGCCCCGCAGCGTTTTAGCTGCGATTGAGTCTCAATTGGCTAATCTGAGGCACTATCCAGATCCCGATTATCGTGAACTGAAGTTGGCTCTCAGTCACTTTCATCAACTGCCCCCTGAGTGGATTCTGCCGGGTAACGGTTCGGCAGAATTATTAACACTGGCAGGGAAAGAATTAGCTGAATTAGCCGCGACAGTTTTAATTACTCCAGCCTTTGGCGACTACTATCGCTCGTTGTCGGCATACAAAGCTAAAGTACTGGAGTTTCCTATTTCTTTAAACAGACAAGAAAACTGTTCAACGCCAAGACACGGGCAAATTTCTCCCCCTTCCCCATTTCCCCTCAACCCCATTGCTTGCAAACTTTCAACTGCAAAGCTAGTTGATATTCCACAGGAAGCCACCGATGGGGGTGGCTCTCCTATTTCTGTGTATCCCGACAAAAGGCATGGCTTACTCCTAAATAACCCCCACAACCCAACGGGAAAGTTATTTTCGCGGGAAGCCATTTTGCCTTACCTTGATGAATTTGGCTTGGTTGTAGTGGATGAAGCGTTTATGGATTTTCTGCCTGCCTGTAAGGAACAAAGCCTAATTGGA is part of the Chlorogloeopsis sp. ULAP01 genome and encodes:
- a CDS encoding HU family DNA-binding protein, whose translation is MNKGELVDAVAEKASVTKKQADAVLTAALETIIEAVSSGDKVTLVGFGSFESRERKAREGRNPKTNEKMEIPATKVPAFSAGKLFREKVAPPKS
- the cobD gene encoding threonine-phosphate decarboxylase CobD, which translates into the protein MGQRAHGGNLAWASALAGCPPSAIVDFSASISPLGPPRSVLAAIESQLANLRHYPDPDYRELKLALSHFHQLPPEWILPGNGSAELLTLAGKELAELAATVLITPAFGDYYRSLSAYKAKVLEFPISLNRQENCSTPRHGQISPPSPFPLNPIACKLSTAKLVDIPQEATDGGGSPISVYPDKRHGLLLNNPHNPTGKLFSREAILPYLDEFGLVVVDEAFMDFLPACKEQSLIGEVQKYPNLVVLRSLTKFYSLPGLRLGYAIAHPDRLQGWQSWRDPWPVNTLAQAAAIAAVSDREFQQQTWAWLPPVRNQLFEGLAKIPGLQPYKSAANFLLVSSQQSSCKLQEELLKHHQILIRDCLSFKELGDHYFRIAVRLSSENQRLLNAIALVNNL